AAAAGCCCGTAGACGCCGTAGAGGAACATCGAGGCGTACTTGAACAGCCGCTCGACGGCCGAGGTCCCGAAGGTGACGACGCCGGCGATCGCGCCGGTGAGCGCCAGCGCCCCGACGATGGCCGGCCAGCCGAACACCGCCTCGCCGATGGCGCCGGCGGCGGCGCCGATGACCGCCAGGATGAGGACGGCGAAGAAGACGTAGGCCGCCTCGAAGGCCGGCCAGAACGGACCCAGCAGGTTGCGGAAGAAGGTCCGGTAGTCCTCGCTGCCGGTCGCCTGGGCGAACAGGAAGGTCGCCGCGCAGACCACGCTCCAGATCGCCGTGGCCAGGGTGATAGCCATCAGGCCGCCCTGGGGCCCGCTGGGCAGGAAGAACTCGGCGAGCTCGCGGCCCGTCGCATACCCGCCGCCGATCACCACCGCCTTGAAGGCGAGGCCAGGCAGCAGGAAGCGCTGGAACCAGGAGGGCCGACCGGTCACGCCAGACAGGCCTCCACCAGCCGCTCGAACGCCGGCCCGCCGCGCATCGGGTCCGCGACCGGCAGGCCCAGGGCGCGGGAGGCCCGCGCCATCACCTCGTCGGCCTCGGCCCCGCTCATGGCGGCGGTGTTGAAGCTGACGCCGGCGCAGCGGATCTCCGGATTCGTCATGCGCCCGAGCGAGAGGTTCAGCTCGATCGCTTCCGACAGTCCGGGCGTCGGGAAGTCCGGATAGCCCAGCAGGCGTTCACGCCCCGGCTCGTGGCACAGCACGATCACGTCGGGCTGGCTGCCGTGCAGCAGGCCCAGCGACACCGCCGCGTACGCAGGATGGAACAGCGAGCCCTGGCCCTCGATCACATCCCAGTGGCCGGGCGCGGCGTCTGGGCTGAGCAGTTCGGCGGCGCCGGCCTCGAAGTCCGAGACCACCGCGTCCATGGGGATGCCGCCGCCGGCGATCATGATCCCCGTCTGGCCGGTGGCGCGGAAGTCCGCGTCGAGTCCCCGCTCCCGGAAGGCGCGGGCGATGGCCAGGGCGGTGTACTTCTTGCCCAGGGCGCAGTCGGTGCCGACGGTCAGGAGACGCTTGCCGCTCCGCCGGCGGCCGGTGGCGATGGGGATGCCCGGCGGCGGCCGGCGCACGTCGATCAGGCGCCGGCCCAGCCGGTCGGCGACCGCCTTGATCTCGCGAACGTCCTCGAGCCGGCCGTGCATGCCGGCGATAAGGTCGAGGCCCGCCTCCAGGGCGGCCACCAGGCTCGGGATCCAGCCCGGCTTGATCACCCCGCCGGGGTTGGCGACGCCGATAACCATGGCCCGGGCGCCGCGGGCCTGGGCCTCGCTGGGGGACATCCGCGGCAGGCCGGTGGTGACCGCGTCGTCCGAGCAGGCGAGTTCGCCCACGCAGCGGTCGGCCGCCCAGTCCCGCAGGCCGAAGGCGGTCTTGGCGTAGCCGGGTTCGGTCACGTCCCCCACGAACAGGAGGTACGGCTGCGGGAGGCGGATCTCGGGACGCTCCAGGCGCGCGGCGGCGAGGCTCATGCGGGAACTCGCGCGACGGGGAGGATGGGCGAACGCATACGCTTTCCTTGTACACGGGGTCCCGCGCGCCGCCTTGCGGGCCGCGGCGCGCGGGCGGGGCCGCCAACGCGACTAGAACTCGGCGGTCACCGCTACCCCGATCGACCGCGGACGGATCACGCCCGCGGCGATGGCGCCGTTGGGATAGATGTCGAAGCCGTTGGCCGTCACCGCACTGGTCGACACCACTCCGTAGGAGTCGCCCAGGTTCTTGGCGTAGGCCTCGATGACGAAGCGCCCCAGGTCCACGCCGGCCCGAAGGTCGACCACCTGGTAGTCCTCGGCCTCGCGCTGGCGTCCATTGGCGGCCCGGAAGTCGGCGTCGAAAGCCGCCGACTGCGAGGAGACGTGCCGCACCGAGCCGCCGACGAAGGCTTCCATGGTGTCGCTCACCTGCCAGCGGTAGTCGGCGTTGAAGCTGAGCGTGAGCTTGGGGCTGAACGGCAGGCGGTCGCCGGCCATCCCGCCGACCAGCGGGCCGGCGTCGTCCTTGAGCTTGGCGTTGGTGTAGGCGCCGTTCAGCGACAGGAAGAGGCCGTCCTTCGGCTGGTAGGCGGCGTTGAACTCCACCCCCTCGCTCTTGGCCTTTCCGCCATTGATGTTGACCCCGAAGCCGTTCACCGCCGCCAGCAGCTGGATGTCCTTCCAGTCGATGTGGAACAGGGCCACGTCGATGCTGCCCCGCCGGTCGGCGGTCTCGGCCTTGAAGCCGACCTCGTAGCTGAGGGCGGAGTCGGAGTCGTAGGACCTCGGCACCTCGGGCGGCGCGCTGGGCGGGACGACGTTGGGGCCGCCGGGCCGGAAGCCCTTGGCCACGCGGGCGTAGACCGAGGCGGTTTCGGTCAGCTCGAACCGCGGGGCGATGGAATAGGTGAACACCTCCTCCGAGGAGTCCTGCGAGAAGCTCTGCGGCCCGCCCGCCAGGGCCCCGTCCGAGGTCTGCTCGGCGCTCTGCTCGTTGCGGCTGTAGCGGCCGCCGAGATCGAGGTGGAAGCGGTCGGTCAGGTGGAGCGTCGCGTTGGCGAAGCCGGCGATCTCCTCGTACTTCGACGGCAGCAGGGTCGTGCCCAGCACCGGCAGACCGCCGATCTCGGTGAGGGTCCCGGGCTGCACCGCGACGAGGCGCTGGCGGATCAGCCCGTCCTCGTTGTTGTAGTAGAGGCCCGCCAGCCACTCGAGCCGTCCGCCCTCCTTCGAGGACAGCCGCACCTCCTGGGTGAACTTCTCGTTGTTGGTGTTCTGGTTCAGCAGGAATTCGTTCGGCACGCCGAACACCGCCTCGATCAGGCCGCTCAGGTTGAACGTGTAGTCGTCGCGCAGCTTCTGCTTCTGGGTGCTGTAGCTGGTCGAGCTGGTGAGGGTGGCGAAGCCCAGGTCCGCCTCGCCGGTGGCGTTGTAGACCCGATAGCGCAGGTCCGAGAACGTGGGCACGAACTGCGAAAGCGACAGCCGGCCGTAGAGCGGCTCCAGGGTGGTCGGATCGGCCTCCACCGTGCTTGCCGAATCGGCCTCGATGTTCTGCGCGAGCGCGGTCAGCCGCAGGGAAAGCCGGTCGCTCGGACGGAACAGCAGCGAGGCCCGGCCGCCGTAGCTGCGGGAATCGTCGATGTCCTTGGCGATGTCGGAACCGCCCGTGCCGATGGAGTCGATGAAGCCTGCGCTCTCGCGGTACGTGCCGGTGGCGCGGAACGCCAGGGTTTCGCCCAGCGGGATGTTCACGACGCCGGCCGCGCCGTAGGACTCGCCGCCGCCCTTTACCGTCTCCAGGTTGGCCCGCGCCCGGACCACATGGCGGTCGAACTCCGGCTCGTTGGTGACGAACTTCAGGACCCCGCCCAGGGAGCTCGCGCCGTAGAAGGTGCCCTGCGGGCCGCGCAGCACCTCGACGCGGGCGACGTCGAAGGTGTCGAAGTCGCCGGCCAGGACCGCGCCGTTGACCAGGCCGCTGCTCGAGCCGAAGGGCGTCTCGTCCATGTAGACGCCGACCGTGGACGCGATGCCGCCGGTGTTGATCCCGCGGATGATCAGGCGGGCGTTGCCGGGGGTGCTCTGGACCACCTGCAGACCCGGCACGAGCTTTACGTAGTCCGAGAACGTGACGGCCTGCTGGCGCTCGAGCGTCGAGCCCGACACGACCGAGATGGACTGCGGCACCTCAACGAGGGCCTGCTCGCGCTTCTGCGCCGTGACCACGACGGCCTCGACGTCGGTGGGCGCCTCGTCGGCCCGCGCCGCCTCGACGCTCGCCAGGGCCGCGATCGCGGCCGACGCGGCCAGGGCCGCGCGCCGCCCGTAGATTCCCCAAGTCATCTTCACCCCTCTTGTGTCTTTGGTCCGCCCCCGGAAAAATGATCCTTGTTCGGCGAGGATGGTCCTGATTAGAGAATTGTCAACCAGACGAAAGCCTGATGAGGCTGAATCGGCCCGTCAGCGACGGAACGTGCGCTCCAGTCCAGACTTGAGATCCTCGTCCGCGGGCGGCGCACCGGCGTCCTCCGCGCCCCGGGCCCAGGGGGCCAGCGCCAGCAGCACCGCGGCGGCGATCGCAGCCACGCCGCCCATGCCGGCGAAGAAGACCGCCGGATCCAGCCGGCTCCAGAACGCGCCGAGGGCGCCCGCCAGCAGGTTCCCGGCGAAGGCGGCGAGGAACCAGCCCGCCACCGCCGTCGCCGCCATCCCCGCCGGCGCCAGGCGGGCGAAGAGGCCGAGGCCGACCGGCAGGATGTAGAGCTCGCCCGCGGTGAGGACGACGAAGAAGGCCGCGAGCCACAGCCAGCTCGCGCTCGGCCCCGAGGTCCCCGCCACGACGGCCAGCATCAGGAACGCCGCCGCCACGCCCCCCGAGCCGATGGACATCTTCACCAGCGGCGACGGCTCGCGGCCCCAGCGCTCCAGCCTGGCCCAGTGCGCGAGGAACAGCGGCGTGAGGACGAACACCAGCAGCGGGTTCAGCGACTGGAACCAGGTCATGGGGATGACGAAGCCCTCCCCCACCCCGCGGTCGACGCCCTGGTCGGCCCAGAGCGCCAGGGTGTTGCCGGTCTGCTCGTAGGCGCCGCGGAAGACCACGACCGCCAGCCCAACGCCGAGCAGCAGCAGGAACAGCCGCAGGTCGCCGCGCCGCCGCGGACCATCGCCCCTGCACGCGGGTCGCGGCTCCTCGGCAGGCAGGTGGCGTCCGCCGAGGATGTAGATCGTCAGCCCCGCGACCATGCCGATCCCGGCCGCGGCGAAGCCGTAGTGCCAGCCGTAGAGCTCGCCCAGCGTGCCGCAGACCAGCGGGGCCAGGAACCCGCCCAGGTTCACGCCCACGTAGTAGACATTGTAGGCCCGCACCCGCCGCGGATCGTCGGGCGCGTAGAGCCCGCCGATCTGGCTGGGCAGGCTGGGCAGGAAGAAGCCGTTGCCGAGGGCGATGCAGGCGAGCGCCGGATAGAACGCCGGTTCGAAGGCCATCAGGAAGTGGCCGAGCGCCATGATCGAGCCGCCGAGGATCACGGCCTTGCGCCGGCCGAGCCACCGGTCGGCGATCACCCCGCCCAGGATGGGCGTGAAGTAGACGAACGCCGTGTAGAGCCCGTAGACCATCGAGGCCTGGGCCTGGGGCATCAGCAGCTGCTTGGTCATGTAGTAGACCAGCAGCGCCCGCATTCCGTAGAACGAGAACTTCTCCCACATCTCGGTGAGGAAGAGGATCGTCAGGCCCGGCGGCTGGCCGAACCACGCCCTGGCCGGCGGCGCGCCCGAACTCGTCACGGAGCGCTCCCCCACCCGTGCTCCGGATAGGCGATCAGGCCGTCCGCGTAGCTGACCGACGGCAGGCGGTCGCGGGTGATGAAGATCGGCCCGTCGAGGTCCACCACCTCGCAGAGCTGGCCGAGCAGGTAGGCCGGGCCCATGGCCAGGCTGGTGCCCACCATGTTGCCGACCATCACCCCGAGGCCGAGACGCCTGGCCTGCCGCGCCATGGCCAGCCCCTCGGTGAGCCCGCCGCATTTGTCGAGCTTGATGTTCACGACGTCGAAGCGGCCGACCATCTCCTCGAGGTCGGCGAAGCTCAGCACGCTTTCGTCGGCCGCCACGGGGATGGGGCTGCCCAGCCCCTCCATGTCGCTCTCACGGCCCCGGGCGAACGGCTGCTCCAGGAGCTGGACGCGGGTGTCGACCAGCGCCGGCATCAGCCGCTCCAGCGTGTCGGGGACGAAGCCCTGGTTGGCGTCCACGGCCAGCCAGACGTCGGGCCGGGCGGCGCGCACCGCCCGCACCCGCTCGGCGTCGAGCTCGGCCTCGCCGGTGAGTTTCAGCTTCAGCGCCCGGGCCTGGGCGTAGGCGACGGCCTTGCGCGCCATGACATCCGGGTCAGCGGCGCCAACGGTGAAGGTGGTGACCAGGGGCTTCGGCGGATCCAGGCCCGCGAGCGCCCAGGCGGGGCGGCCGGTGAGCTTGGCCTCGAGGTCCCAGAGGGCGGCGTCCACCGCATTGCGTCCGCCGCCCGGCGGCATCGCCCGGCGCAGCGCCTCGCGGTCGATCCCGGCCTCGATCCGCGGCCGCGCCGCCTCGATGGCGGCGAGCATCGCGGGCACGTCGTCCCCCAGGTAGTAGACGCCGGAGGCCTCCCCCTGCCCTTCCGCCGCGCCCTGCCGCAGGCGCACGACGACGACCGGCATCTCGGTGAAGACGTAGCCGGTGATCCTGAACGGCTCGGCGAGGGCGACGGGCTCCTCGGCCACGCTGAGGGCAAGGCGCTGGCGCAGGGCGGTCATGCGACCTCCGGGAATGGCGCGAAAAGGAAGGAGGCGCCCGGCCGGGGCCGGACGCCTCGCATCGGTGGATCAGTAGTTCACGCCCAGGCCCACGAGGTGGAAGGCGATCGCCAGCCACGCGAGGACCACGGTCGAGACGAGGAGCACCGCGCTCCACAACTTGGCGAACCAGCTCCGCTGGCCGCGCCAGACGACCCAGAGGTTCCAGGCCGCGACGAGCACCGCGCCCAGCACCAGGATCGAGCCCAGGATGTGCAGGCCCCAGAGCAAGGGATCGAGGGCGCCGTTCAGCAGGGCGAGGTCGCCGAACATGGCCACCACGGTCCCGCCCCAGGCGATGATCGTCGCCGCCGAGGCCGCGGCCGCGATCCGCACGAAGCGGTAGGCGCGCGCCGCCTGTCCCTGCAGCGGGAAGGCCGCGCCCATGCGCCAGCGGACGATCGCGGCCACGGGCCAGAGGACCACGGTCAGCAGCAGGGCCGCGAGGCTGGCGGCCACGGCGGGCACGAGCCAGGTCGAGGCCTTCAGCGGCGGCTCGGGCATGAAGACCATGAAGGGCGAGTAGTCGTCGACGGACCAGCGGACGACCTTGCCGTCCTCGACCAGCGCGGCCAGCCGGCTCTCGCCGCCCACCTCGACCCAGACGAAGGGCTGAATCTCGCGCCACTTCTTCGGCGCCCCGCTCGCGTCGCGGATCAGCGAGACCGAGATGGTGCCGTCCTTGTTCGGGATGATCTTCACCACGCCCATCAGGTTCGACAGGCTGATCAGGCTGGTCTCGACCCGGCGGGAGTTGATGTACGAGCCGGCGATCATCCGGGCGTGCTCGGCGGCGGTGCTCGCATCGACCTGCCCGTCGTGGCCGGGGCCCGGCAGGTAGCGGTTGCTGAACTCGCGGAAGAGCGCCGAGCGGATGGGGCCGGCGGCGCCGTCCTTGCCCAGGCTGTTCACCGAGACGTAGAGGCCCACCCCGTCGTCCGGGAACAGGTGCAGCTCGGTGTGGAACCACTGGGTGTCGCCGCCGTGCGAGATCACCCGCCGGCCGTTGATGTTCTGTTCGTAGAAGCCCAGGGCCATCCGGTTCAGCGGCAGCTTCATGTCGCGGGTGGTGCTGTGCATCGTCCGCGCCGTCTCGGGGGCGAGGATGCGCACGTCGCCGTAGGCGCCCTCCTGCAGGTGGGCGATCATGAACGCGGCCATGGCCTCGCCCGAGGCCGACATGGCGCCCGCCGGCGCGGCCGGGATCAGCTCGAACGGTTTGGCCTCGCCGCTGGAGGCGCGCTCGTAGCCCTTGGCCATGTAGGGCGTAAGCGCGGCCGGCAGAGGCTGGCGGAAGGTGGCGTAGGTCATGCCGAGCGGGCCGAACAGGTTGCGCTCAACGTAGGTGTCGAAGTCCAGGCCCGAGACGCGCTGGACGACGTAGCCGGCGAGCGCCGTGGCGTAGTTCGAGTAGGCCTGCGTCGAGCCGGCCGGATAGATGCGGGTCGGCGTCCAGGCCTTCACCGTCTGTTCGAGTGTCTGGAGCTTGGCGGGGTCATCGCCGATCAGGCCCTTCACCGCCTCCTCGAAGCCGGCGGTGTGGGTCATCACGTCCCGCATGGTGATCGGCCTGCCGGCGGGGCCCGGCGGCATCTTGAAGTCGAGGTAGGTGTTGATGTCGGCGTCGAGGTCGATCTTGCCGCGCTCCACCTGCTGCATCACCGCGGTCCAGGTGAAGAGCTTGGAGGTCGAGCCGGGGCGGAACAGCGTGCGGGCCGGATCGACCGGCGTCCGCTTCTCGACGTCGGCGTAGCCGTAGCCCTTCTGCAGCAGGATCTGGCCGTCCTTGACGACGACCACCACCGCGCCGGCCACGTCGCCGCTCTCCAGGGCGTAGGGCATGAAGCCGTCGAGCCAGGCCTCGAGGTCCGCGGCGACGAGCGGCCGGGCCTGCTCGGGCCCGGGCAGCGGCGGGGATGCGGCGGCGGCGGGGGTCGGCGCCCGCTTGACCGGCGGCACGATGGTCGGGCTGGCGCCGGCGAAGGCGACCGCGGCGGAGCACATCCAGATCGCGGCGGCGGCCGCGGCTTTGGCGAGAAGGCGCATCAGGGACCCCCTGGACCATCCGGCTCATCCCGAATTGATCCCGATACGGCGATCTTGATCCTGATTAGAGAATTGTCAACACGACCACGGCGCGTCGTCCTTGCGGCGGCCGTCCCAGCGAATATGTTACGTGGCCGCCTGGACCTTCGCAGAATCGGAAAATCCGTGCGCGAGGGAGACGGTCCTGATCAGGATGGCGTCACGCCTTTACGCCCATGCGAGGATCCCGAGCTTGAAGCCGCGCCAACAAACCCTGGGGAGCCTGCTGCGCGGGCTGCGGTCGCGCAACGGCTGGACCCTGAAGGAGATGAGCGAACGGACGGGCATCCCGCTCTCGACGCTCTCGAAGGTCGAGCACGACCGGCTGACGCTGACCTACGACAAGCTGCTGCAGCTGTCGCAGCGGCTGAACCTGCGGATGAGCGAGCTGTTCAGCGAGCCCGAGGCCGCGCCCGAGGCGCCGATCACCGCCCGCCGCTCGATCGGCCGGCTGGACGGGGCGATCCGGGTCAACACGCCCAACTACGACTACTACTACATGTGCCCGGACCTGCGCCGGAAGCGGATGGTCCCCACCGTCACCCGCATCCGCGCCAAGAGCGTCGAGGAGTTCGGCGAGCTCGTACGCCACCCGGGCGAGGAGTACATCTACGTGCTGCAGGGCCCGGTGGAGATCCACACCGAGTTCTACGAGCCGGTGCTGCTGCAGACCGGCGAGTCCATCTACATCGACAGCACCATGGGCCACGCCTACATCGCCCCCGAGGGCACCGACGAGGCGGTCGTGCTGGGCGTGTGCTCCAGCGCCGACGAGGACCTGATGGAATCGCTGATGACCCTGCACGGGGACGAGGCCCCGGCTCCCGCAAAGGCCGCCGCCCGCTGAGGGGCGGCGGGGGCTGCTCAGGCTTCCCTCAGGCTTCCATGTCGATCTTGTGCACCCAGCCGTGCGGGTCGGGCGCCGTGCAGCGCTGGATGCCGGTGAGCTGGTCGCGCAGCCGCGTCGTCACCGGGCCCTCCTGGCCGCCGCCGATCTTGAAGGCGCCGCCCACGTGGCGGATCTCGCCGATGGCCGCCAGCACCGCGGCGGTGCCGCAGGCGAAGGCCTCCTTCAGCCGCCCGCTGGCCGCGTCGGCCTGCCACTCGTCGAACGAGTAGAGCCGCTCCTGGACGTTCAGGCCCTCGTCGCGGGCCAGGGTCAGGATCGCGTCGCGGGTGATGCCGG
The Phenylobacterium zucineum HLK1 genome window above contains:
- a CDS encoding dipeptide epimerase, with the translated sequence MTALRQRLALSVAEEPVALAEPFRITGYVFTEMPVVVVRLRQGAAEGQGEASGVYYLGDDVPAMLAAIEAARPRIEAGIDREALRRAMPPGGGRNAVDAALWDLEAKLTGRPAWALAGLDPPKPLVTTFTVGAADPDVMARKAVAYAQARALKLKLTGEAELDAERVRAVRAARPDVWLAVDANQGFVPDTLERLMPALVDTRVQLLEQPFARGRESDMEGLGSPIPVAADESVLSFADLEEMVGRFDVVNIKLDKCGGLTEGLAMARQARRLGLGVMVGNMVGTSLAMGPAYLLGQLCEVVDLDGPIFITRDRLPSVSYADGLIAYPEHGWGSAP
- a CDS encoding DUF1611 domain-containing protein — its product is MSLAAARLERPEIRLPQPYLLFVGDVTEPGYAKTAFGLRDWAADRCVGELACSDDAVTTGLPRMSPSEAQARGARAMVIGVANPGGVIKPGWIPSLVAALEAGLDLIAGMHGRLEDVREIKAVADRLGRRLIDVRRPPPGIPIATGRRRSGKRLLTVGTDCALGKKYTALAIARAFRERGLDADFRATGQTGIMIAGGGIPMDAVVSDFEAGAAELLSPDAAPGHWDVIEGQGSLFHPAYAAVSLGLLHGSQPDVIVLCHEPGRERLLGYPDFPTPGLSEAIELNLSLGRMTNPEIRCAGVSFNTAAMSGAEADEVMARASRALGLPVADPMRGGPAFERLVEACLA
- a CDS encoding serine hydrolase domain-containing protein, whose protein sequence is MRLLAKAAAAAAIWMCSAAVAFAGASPTIVPPVKRAPTPAAAASPPLPGPEQARPLVAADLEAWLDGFMPYALESGDVAGAVVVVVKDGQILLQKGYGYADVEKRTPVDPARTLFRPGSTSKLFTWTAVMQQVERGKIDLDADINTYLDFKMPPGPAGRPITMRDVMTHTAGFEEAVKGLIGDDPAKLQTLEQTVKAWTPTRIYPAGSTQAYSNYATALAGYVVQRVSGLDFDTYVERNLFGPLGMTYATFRQPLPAALTPYMAKGYERASSGEAKPFELIPAAPAGAMSASGEAMAAFMIAHLQEGAYGDVRILAPETARTMHSTTRDMKLPLNRMALGFYEQNINGRRVISHGGDTQWFHTELHLFPDDGVGLYVSVNSLGKDGAAGPIRSALFREFSNRYLPGPGHDGQVDASTAAEHARMIAGSYINSRRVETSLISLSNLMGVVKIIPNKDGTISVSLIRDASGAPKKWREIQPFVWVEVGGESRLAALVEDGKVVRWSVDDYSPFMVFMPEPPLKASTWLVPAVAASLAALLLTVVLWPVAAIVRWRMGAAFPLQGQAARAYRFVRIAAAASAATIIAWGGTVVAMFGDLALLNGALDPLLWGLHILGSILVLGAVLVAAWNLWVVWRGQRSWFAKLWSAVLLVSTVVLAWLAIAFHLVGLGVNY
- a CDS encoding peptide MFS transporter; the encoded protein is MTSSGAPPARAWFGQPPGLTILFLTEMWEKFSFYGMRALLVYYMTKQLLMPQAQASMVYGLYTAFVYFTPILGGVIADRWLGRRKAVILGGSIMALGHFLMAFEPAFYPALACIALGNGFFLPSLPSQIGGLYAPDDPRRVRAYNVYYVGVNLGGFLAPLVCGTLGELYGWHYGFAAAGIGMVAGLTIYILGGRHLPAEEPRPACRGDGPRRRGDLRLFLLLLGVGLAVVVFRGAYEQTGNTLALWADQGVDRGVGEGFVIPMTWFQSLNPLLVFVLTPLFLAHWARLERWGREPSPLVKMSIGSGGVAAAFLMLAVVAGTSGPSASWLWLAAFFVVLTAGELYILPVGLGLFARLAPAGMAATAVAGWFLAAFAGNLLAGALGAFWSRLDPAVFFAGMGGVAAIAAAVLLALAPWARGAEDAGAPPADEDLKSGLERTFRR
- a CDS encoding helix-turn-helix domain-containing protein, whose product is MKPRQQTLGSLLRGLRSRNGWTLKEMSERTGIPLSTLSKVEHDRLTLTYDKLLQLSQRLNLRMSELFSEPEAAPEAPITARRSIGRLDGAIRVNTPNYDYYYMCPDLRRKRMVPTVTRIRAKSVEEFGELVRHPGEEYIYVLQGPVEIHTEFYEPVLLQTGESIYIDSTMGHAYIAPEGTDEAVVLGVCSSADEDLMESLMTLHGDEAPAPAKAAAR
- a CDS encoding TonB-dependent receptor codes for the protein MTWGIYGRRAALAASAAIAALASVEAARADEAPTDVEAVVVTAQKREQALVEVPQSISVVSGSTLERQQAVTFSDYVKLVPGLQVVQSTPGNARLIIRGINTGGIASTVGVYMDETPFGSSSGLVNGAVLAGDFDTFDVARVEVLRGPQGTFYGASSLGGVLKFVTNEPEFDRHVVRARANLETVKGGGESYGAAGVVNIPLGETLAFRATGTYRESAGFIDSIGTGGSDIAKDIDDSRSYGGRASLLFRPSDRLSLRLTALAQNIEADSASTVEADPTTLEPLYGRLSLSQFVPTFSDLRYRVYNATGEADLGFATLTSSTSYSTQKQKLRDDYTFNLSGLIEAVFGVPNEFLLNQNTNNEKFTQEVRLSSKEGGRLEWLAGLYYNNEDGLIRQRLVAVQPGTLTEIGGLPVLGTTLLPSKYEEIAGFANATLHLTDRFHLDLGGRYSRNEQSAEQTSDGALAGGPQSFSQDSSEEVFTYSIAPRFELTETASVYARVAKGFRPGGPNVVPPSAPPEVPRSYDSDSALSYEVGFKAETADRRGSIDVALFHIDWKDIQLLAAVNGFGVNINGGKAKSEGVEFNAAYQPKDGLFLSLNGAYTNAKLKDDAGPLVGGMAGDRLPFSPKLTLSFNADYRWQVSDTMEAFVGGSVRHVSSQSAAFDADFRAANGRQREAEDYQVVDLRAGVDLGRFVIEAYAKNLGDSYGVVSTSAVTANGFDIYPNGAIAAGVIRPRSIGVAVTAEF